In Apium graveolens cultivar Ventura chromosome 10, ASM990537v1, whole genome shotgun sequence, the following are encoded in one genomic region:
- the LOC141693524 gene encoding protein STRICTOSIDINE SYNTHASE-LIKE 4-like, which translates to MNSMVSSFLGFVLASLLAISIQIFFFTPTYPHQLQFPAPSVTFPPNNHLQEVAKLGEGILMYPEDVCVDKMGIFYTATRDGWIKRMHTNGTWENWKMFNTHTILGITITAANDLIICDTEEGLLKVNEDGASVLASEFNGTKIRFADDVIEAADGSLYFSVASTKYGLHNWFLDAIEAEPHGQLLKYDPSSKEVSLELDNLGFANGVALSKDQDYVIVCESWKFRCLKYWLKEEIRGKTEIFIDNLPGAPDNINLAPDGSFWIALIKVHSSNLKFVHMSSTIRHLIMTFPSLTNLVNPAATRATVVKVGEDGKIIKMLDDQTGKVMSFVTSALEFEDNLYLGSLNTDFVGKLPLKTT; encoded by the exons GGCTTTGTACTAGCTTCTTTGCTAGCAATTTCCATTCAAATCTTTTTCTTTACACCAACATATCCACACCAACTTCAGTTTCCTGCCCCATCTGTAACTTTTCCGCCTAACAACCACTTACAG GAAGTGGCAAAACTTGGAGAAGGCATACTTATGTATCCGGAAGATGTTTGTGTGGACAAAATGGGCATATTCTATACAGCTACAAGAGATGGATGGATAAAGAGAATGCATACAAATGGAACTTGGGAGAACTGGAAGATGTTCAACACTCATACTATACTTGGGATCACAATTACAGCAGCTAATGATCTCATTATCTGCGACACCGAGGAG GGTCTGCTTAAAGTTAATGAAGATGGTGCGAGTGTTCTTGCATCAGAATTTAATGGTACCAAAATAAG GTTTGCAGATGATGTAATTGAAGCAGCAGATGGTAGCTTGTATTTCAGTGTTGCAAGCACCAAATATGGACTCCATAACTGGTTCCTCGATGCAATTGAGGCCGAACCTCACGGGCAGCTCCTCAAGTATGATCCTTCCTCCAAGGAGGTATCATTAGAGTTGGATAATCTTGGTTTTGCTAATGGTGTCGCTCTCTCTAAGGATCAAGATTATGTAATTGTTTGTGAATCATGGAA ATTTAGGTGCCTAAAGTATTGGCTAAAGGAAGAAATCAGAGGGAAAACAGAGATATTCATTGATAACCTTCCAGGGGCACCGGACAACATCAATCTCGCTCCAGATGGTTCATTTTGGATCGCTCTTATAAAG GTACATTCCAGCAATCTGAAATTTGTGCACATGTCCAGCACAATCAGACATCTTATAATGACATTTCCGAGCTTAACCAATCTAGTCAATCCTGCCGCAACAAGAGCAACGGTAGTAAAGGTGGGTGAGGATGGGAAGATAATCAAAATGCTGGACGATCAAACTGGAAAGGTTATGTCGTTTGTGACATCTGCTTTGGAGTTTGAAGATAATCTCTACTTGGGAAGTCTAAACACCGACTTCGTAGGAAAATTACCCCTGAAAACAACATAG
- the LOC141691397 gene encoding uncharacterized protein LOC141691397, with translation MDPPDRITRTVTATSERLINPAQAHQTELKDAEGLAITKMEKTSEARADLDPRMPPMVERAGATEDTIPILVDPNDPSKRLVNKMFKHQLGKTMEAYVDDMLVKSKEARDHVRHLAEMFQILREYRMKLNPQKCVFGIESGKFLGFIVKHRGIEANPTKIQALLEMRSPRRVKDVQSLTGRVAALNHFVSKSSDKCQEFFKAIKGVGRNFKWTEECEEAFQNIKKHLSSPPILSNPKAGETLILYLAVSDFAISAVLVREEDGVQLPVYYVDYKPRTTIKGQALADFVLEFPPHQEVEPGALVVIPSTEEVGLERQNSALWWSLFVDGASNGDGAGAGIELISPEAHKIRRVTHLAFHATNNDAEYEALINGLKLALEMKVENLSVFSDSMIVVYQINGGYQAKGPRTELYLKCAQRIIARFNEVRLELIPRGQNEGADELAKLGSRRESTLLGTVPLDIQRQPSVPEHEVGSLSNELGPTWMTSILAYIREGSLPDDEARRIKYKAARYVIYDEILYRKGFSVPLLKCIDGDECNYILREARGGVKYAVVAVDYFTKWAKAEPLATITAKKLREFVYRVILEEKKGAWPEELAHVLWSYNTTPRTTTGETPFSLVYGCEAMVPVEVGAGSFRRDNYDSEANEVNHRLYLDMIEETREEAQIRIAAYQQRTARHYNSKVRARTFKVGDLVLRRVMPNTKVVSHGVFGASWEGPYKIKSVLWEGTYHLNDIQGKLIPRAWNAEHLRKYYQ, from the exons ATGGACCCACCCGACAGAATCACTCGAACTGTAACTGCAACCTCTGAACGCTTGATAAATCCGGCCCAAGCTCACCAGACCGAGCTCAAGGATGCGGAAGGTTTGGCAATCACGAAAATGGAAAAAACTAGCGAGGCTCGAGCAGATTTAGACCCGAGAATGCCCCCAATGGTCGAGAGGGCCGGGGCCACAGAGGACACAATCCCGATCTTGGTAGACCCAAATGATCCCTCCAAG AGGCTGGTGAATAAGATGTTCAAACATCAATTGGGGAAGACTATGGAGGCCTATGTAGACGACATGCTGGTGAAATCGAAAGAAGCGAGGGATCATGTCCGCCACCTGGCAGAAATGTTCCAGATCCTAAGGGAGTACAGAATGAAGCTCAACCCCCAGAAATGTGTGTTTGGGATTGAATCAGGgaagtttttgggatttattgtcaAACATAGAGGCATTGAGGCCAACCCAACCAAGATACAAGCCCTGCTCGAGATGAGATCCCCTCGACGGGTGAAGGATGTTCAAAGCTTAACGGGACGAGTGGCTGCCTTGAACCACTTCGTCTCAAAATCCTCCGATAAATGCCAAGAGTTCTTCAAAGCAATCAAAGGAGTGGGGAGGAACTTTAAGTGGACCGAAGAATGTGAGGAAGCCTTTCAGAACATAAAGAAGCATCTCAGTAGCCCTCCAATATTGTCCAACCCAAAGGCAGGAGAAACTTTGATCCTATACTTGGCCGTCTCCGACTTTGCAATAAGTGCAGTATTAGTCCGAGAGGAGGATGGTGTCCAGCTCCCAgtatattat gtggattataagccaagGACTACGATCAAAGGTCAAGCCTTGGCCGATTTTGTGCTAGAATTTCCCCCACATCAAGAAGTGGAGCCGGGAGCCCTTGTTGTTATACCTAGCACAGAAGAAGTTGGACTGGAGAGACAAAATAGTGCCCTATGGTGGAGCCTATTTGTGGATGGTGCCTCTAACGGTGATGGAGCAGGAGCTGGAATCGAGCTAATCAGCCCAGAGGCGCACAAGATCAGACGTGTGACCCATCTGGCCTTTCAtgcaaccaacaatgatgctgagtatgaggccCTGATCAACGGTCTCAAGCTAGCTCTGGAAATGAAGGTCGAGAATTTGAGTGTGTTTAGTGACTCCATGATTGTGGTCTATCAGATAAACGGGGGGTATCAAGCTAAGGGGCCGAGAACAGAGCTTTACCTGAAGTGCGCACAGAGGATAATCGCAAGATTCAACGAGGTGAGGCTGGAACTAATCCCGCGTGGGCAGAATGAAGGCGCAGACGAGCTAGCTAAGCTCGGCTCACGCCGCGAGAGCACTTTGCTAGGGACCGTGCCCCTTGATATACAGAGGCAACCTAGTGTGCCTGAGCACGAGGTGGGCAGCCTCAGTAATGAGCTCGGCCCCACGTGGATGACATCTATTCTAGCATACATAAGAGAAGGTTCACTTCCGGACGACGAGGCAAGGAGGATAAAATACAAAGCAGCCCGCTATGTGATATACGACGAGATTCTATACAGAAAAGGGTTCAGTGTTCCTCTCCTCAAATGCATAGATGGGGATGAATGCAACTACATCCTAAGGGAA GCCAGGGGAGGCGTCAAGTATGCGGTGGTTGCGGTAGACTATTTCACTAAGTGGGCAAAGGCCGAGCCCCTAGCCACTATCACAGCGAAAAAGCTCAGGGAGTTTGTATACAGGGTTATT cttgaagagaagaaaggagcATGGCCAGAAGAGCTCGCCCATGTCCTATGGTCTTACAACACTACACCCCGAACCACAACTGGAGAGACCCCTTTTTCTCTGGTGTATGGGTGTGAAGCTATGGTGCCCGTTGAAGTGGGAGCAGGATCTTTTCGAAGGGACAACTATGACTCAGAGGCAAACGAGGTCAATCATCGGCTCTATTTGGATATGATCGAAGAAACTCGAGAAGAGGCTCAGATCAGGATAGCGGCATATCAGCAGAGGACAGCTAGGCATTACAACAGTAAGGTTCGAGCCCGAACTTtcaaggtgggagatttggttcTGCGCCGGGTCATGCCAAATACCAAGGTGGTGAGTCACGGAGTCTTTGGAGCGAGTTGGGAAGGCCCCTACAAGATAAAGTCAGTGCTctgggagggaacctaccacctcaatgatatACAAGGCAAGTTGATCCCAAGAGCCTGGAACGCGGAACACCTtcgcaagtattatcagtaa
- the LOC141689711 gene encoding arabinogalactan protein 23-like: protein MEMKKMACAALVAAASMSAVLAQAPVEAPSKSPLAEGPMSAASVALPALGVVGASLVSLVAFYLQ from the coding sequence ATGGAAATGAAGAAGATGGCTTGTGCAGCCCTTGTTGCTGCTGCCTCCATGAGCGCGGTTTTGGCTCAGGCTCCGGTTGAGGCTCCATCCAAGTCTCCTCTTGCCGAAGGACCGATGAGTGCTGCATCTGTTGCATTGCCTGCTCTTGGAGTCGTTGGGGCTAGTCTAGTGTCACTCGTTGCCTTCTACCTCCAGTAA
- the LOC141690325 gene encoding protein trichome birefringence-like 14 isoform X2, producing MKGGYNGLRAKQLSLFLMAVFCTSILLFGWAKSPIFSSLIPPKSRVLKLPPVDDSQELVEGLNVLDVVRNRIDLQEPDHTTNNNSITSEAVEEAQETQLVEEVSDLDVAIKRAGLQEPDHLASNNNLTSGSVTSKETLGKAMEISHKENSSKATEDIISTLSFASTNISLVGRENNMLTSKGENQDCNFAKGKWITDDNRPLYSGFGCKKWLSPMWSCRLMQRTDFEYEKLRWQPKDCKMHEFTSSNYLRRMRGKTLAFIGDSLGRQQFQSLMCMVSGGEERNDVLDVGNEFGLLKARGHARPDGWAFRFLSTNTTILYYWSATLCDLEPLDINNPTTDVAMHLDRPPAFLRQFLSKFDVVVLNTGHHWNRGKLNANRWVMHVGGKPNTNRKLLDIGGAKNFTIYSTVHWLNSELPKYPGLKSFYRSISPRHFFNGEWNTGGTCDNTSPRSGELEVLQDESIDPQAAGSIKGTHVKLLDITALSQLRDEGHISRYSIKATPGVQDCLHWCLPGVPDTWNELLFTQI from the exons ATGAAAGGAGGCTATAATGGACTACGAGCTAAACAGCTATCTCTGTTCCTCATGGCAGTTTTCTGCACAAGTATTCTTCTTTTTGGATGGGCGAAATCCCCAATTTTTTCCTCTTTGATTCCTCCTAAGAGTCGTGTCTTGAAACTGCCTCCAG TTGATGATTCTCAAGAACTTGTGGAAGGATTGAATGTCTTAGATGTAGTGAGAAACAGGATTGATTTGCAGGAGCCCGATCATACCacaaataataattctatcacCAGCGAAGCTGTTGAGGAAGCGCAAGAAACGCAACTTGTGGAAGAAGTAAGTGACCTGGATGTAGCGATCAAGAGGGCCGGTTTGCAGGAACCAGACCATTTGGCAAGCAATAATAATCTCACTAGTGGATCTGTAACGAGCAAAG AAACTTTAGGGAAGGCCATGGAGATTTCTCATAAAGAAAATAGTTCAAAAGCTACTGAAGATATAATATCAACTCTTAGTTTTGCGAGTACAAACATATCACTGGTAGGTAGAGAGAATAACATGTTGACGAGTAAAGGTGAAAATCAAG ACTGTAATTTTGCCAAAGGGAAATGGATTACAGATGACAATCGTCCGCTATATTCCGGGTTTGGTTGTAAAAAGTGGCTTTCACCTATGTGGTCTTGCCGCTTGATGCAACGCACTGATTTTGAGTACGAGAAGTTAAGGTGGCAACCAAAAGATTGTAAAATGCACGAGTTTACGAGTTCAAACTATTTGAGAAG GATGCGAGGTAAAACACTAGCTTTCATTGGGGATTCCCTGGGTCGGCAACAGTTTCAGTCACTAATGTGCATGGTCAGCGGTGGTGAAGAAAGGAATGATGTTCTTGATGTAGGGAACGAATTCGGTCTTTTGAAGGCTCGCGGACATGCGCGTCCAGATGGTTGGGCTTTTAGGTTTCTTAGTACCAACACTACTATTCTCTATTACTGGTCTGCAACTCTTTGTGACTTGGAACCTCTTGATATTAACAACCCGACTACAGATGTAGCCATGCACCTTGATCGACCTCCAGCGTTTTTGCGACAATTTTTATCCAAATTCGATGTAGTGGTTCTAAATACTGGACATCATTGGAATAGAGGAAAACTTAATGCCAATCGGTGGGTCATGCATGTTGGGGGAAAGCCTAATACCAACAGAAAGCTTTTAGATATAGGTGGGGCTAAAAATTTCACAATTTACAGTACTGTCCACTGGCTGAATTCCGAACTCCCAAAATATCCAGGCTTGAAATCATTCTACCGATCTATCTCGCCTAGACACTTCTTCAATGGAGAGTGGAACACTGGTGGTACTTGTGACAATACTTCCCCAAGGTCCGGGGAGTTGGAAGTTTTGCAAGATGAGTCTATTGATCCCCAAGCTGCAGGGTCTATCAAGGGAACACATGTTAAACTCTTGGACATAACAGCTCTATCTCAGCTGAGAGATGAGGGTCACATCTCTCGGTACAGCATTAAAGCCACACCTGGAGTACAAGATTGCTTACATTGGTGCCTTCCTGGGGTTCCTGATACATGGAACGAACTCCTATTCACACAGATTTAA
- the LOC141691396 gene encoding uncharacterized protein LOC141691396: MNRLPNATINFEVPYERLHGEKVDYENFKNFGCLAFAYNSNHDGDKFALRGVMSCFIGYLVGTKGLRILNLKTRKVFVSRHVKFFEEIFPLRKEDGRKEVIEMINAHKLYKCWEDIIEEPTDEHDEENQTGEKESEEEEADSQNEEQESNENERGEHVELRRSTRNLKQQIWLKDFVTSTSIRAMSSMIVSPKEVSENFKYFLEAIEKKTYPQSFHQAEKEDHWVKAMNEELNALEVNGT; encoded by the coding sequence ATGAATAGACTCCCAAATGCAACAATCAACTTTGAAGTGCCATATGAAAGATTGCATGGTGAAAAGGTGGATTATGAGAATTTCAAGAACTTTGGTTGTCTTGCATTTGCATACAACTCGAACCATGATGGTGATAAATTTGCACTGCGAGGAGTCATGAGCTGTTTCATAGGATATCTAGTGGGAACTAAAGGACTCAGAATCCTCAATCTCAAAACCAGAAAAGTGTTTGTTTCAAGGCATGTGAAATTCTTTGAAGAAATATTTCCACTGAGAAAAGAGGATGGAAGGAAGGAAGTGATTGAAATGATAAATGCACACAAGTTGTACAAGTGTTGGGAAGACATAATTGAAGAACCAACAGATGAACACGACGAAGAAAATCAAACGGGTGAAaaagaatctgaagaagaggaGGCTGACAGTCAAAATGAAGAACAAGAAAGCAATGAGAATGAAAGAGGTGAACATGTGGAGTTGAGAAGATCCACACGGAACTTAAAACAACAAATATGGTTGAAAGATTTTGTAACTTCAACCTCGATAAGAGCCATGAGTTCCATGATAGTTTCCCCCAAGGAAGTGAGTGAGAACTTTAAATATTTTTTGGAAGCAATAGAAAAGAAGACATACCCGCAGAGTTTCCATCAAGCTGAGAAAGAAGATCATTGGGTCAAAGCGATGAATGAAGAGTTGAATGCATTAGAGGTGAATGGAACTTAG
- the LOC141690325 gene encoding protein trichome birefringence-like 14 isoform X1 has product MKGGYNGLRAKQLSLFLMAVFCTSILLFGWAKSPIFSSLIPPKSRVLKLPPAVDDSQELVEGLNVLDVVRNRIDLQEPDHTTNNNSITSEAVEEAQETQLVEEVSDLDVAIKRAGLQEPDHLASNNNLTSGSVTSKETLGKAMEISHKENSSKATEDIISTLSFASTNISLVGRENNMLTSKGENQDCNFAKGKWITDDNRPLYSGFGCKKWLSPMWSCRLMQRTDFEYEKLRWQPKDCKMHEFTSSNYLRRMRGKTLAFIGDSLGRQQFQSLMCMVSGGEERNDVLDVGNEFGLLKARGHARPDGWAFRFLSTNTTILYYWSATLCDLEPLDINNPTTDVAMHLDRPPAFLRQFLSKFDVVVLNTGHHWNRGKLNANRWVMHVGGKPNTNRKLLDIGGAKNFTIYSTVHWLNSELPKYPGLKSFYRSISPRHFFNGEWNTGGTCDNTSPRSGELEVLQDESIDPQAAGSIKGTHVKLLDITALSQLRDEGHISRYSIKATPGVQDCLHWCLPGVPDTWNELLFTQI; this is encoded by the exons ATGAAAGGAGGCTATAATGGACTACGAGCTAAACAGCTATCTCTGTTCCTCATGGCAGTTTTCTGCACAAGTATTCTTCTTTTTGGATGGGCGAAATCCCCAATTTTTTCCTCTTTGATTCCTCCTAAGAGTCGTGTCTTGAAACTGCCTCCAG CAGTTGATGATTCTCAAGAACTTGTGGAAGGATTGAATGTCTTAGATGTAGTGAGAAACAGGATTGATTTGCAGGAGCCCGATCATACCacaaataataattctatcacCAGCGAAGCTGTTGAGGAAGCGCAAGAAACGCAACTTGTGGAAGAAGTAAGTGACCTGGATGTAGCGATCAAGAGGGCCGGTTTGCAGGAACCAGACCATTTGGCAAGCAATAATAATCTCACTAGTGGATCTGTAACGAGCAAAG AAACTTTAGGGAAGGCCATGGAGATTTCTCATAAAGAAAATAGTTCAAAAGCTACTGAAGATATAATATCAACTCTTAGTTTTGCGAGTACAAACATATCACTGGTAGGTAGAGAGAATAACATGTTGACGAGTAAAGGTGAAAATCAAG ACTGTAATTTTGCCAAAGGGAAATGGATTACAGATGACAATCGTCCGCTATATTCCGGGTTTGGTTGTAAAAAGTGGCTTTCACCTATGTGGTCTTGCCGCTTGATGCAACGCACTGATTTTGAGTACGAGAAGTTAAGGTGGCAACCAAAAGATTGTAAAATGCACGAGTTTACGAGTTCAAACTATTTGAGAAG GATGCGAGGTAAAACACTAGCTTTCATTGGGGATTCCCTGGGTCGGCAACAGTTTCAGTCACTAATGTGCATGGTCAGCGGTGGTGAAGAAAGGAATGATGTTCTTGATGTAGGGAACGAATTCGGTCTTTTGAAGGCTCGCGGACATGCGCGTCCAGATGGTTGGGCTTTTAGGTTTCTTAGTACCAACACTACTATTCTCTATTACTGGTCTGCAACTCTTTGTGACTTGGAACCTCTTGATATTAACAACCCGACTACAGATGTAGCCATGCACCTTGATCGACCTCCAGCGTTTTTGCGACAATTTTTATCCAAATTCGATGTAGTGGTTCTAAATACTGGACATCATTGGAATAGAGGAAAACTTAATGCCAATCGGTGGGTCATGCATGTTGGGGGAAAGCCTAATACCAACAGAAAGCTTTTAGATATAGGTGGGGCTAAAAATTTCACAATTTACAGTACTGTCCACTGGCTGAATTCCGAACTCCCAAAATATCCAGGCTTGAAATCATTCTACCGATCTATCTCGCCTAGACACTTCTTCAATGGAGAGTGGAACACTGGTGGTACTTGTGACAATACTTCCCCAAGGTCCGGGGAGTTGGAAGTTTTGCAAGATGAGTCTATTGATCCCCAAGCTGCAGGGTCTATCAAGGGAACACATGTTAAACTCTTGGACATAACAGCTCTATCTCAGCTGAGAGATGAGGGTCACATCTCTCGGTACAGCATTAAAGCCACACCTGGAGTACAAGATTGCTTACATTGGTGCCTTCCTGGGGTTCCTGATACATGGAACGAACTCCTATTCACACAGATTTAA